A genome region from Flavobacterium sp. CFS9 includes the following:
- a CDS encoding mechanosensitive ion channel family protein codes for MPRLLDKIFNFLYPIFRDWGMSRNIASYVSLVFNIAIMVILAYAIYYFAKFVLVTLTAIFAQRTKTKFDDYLIHNKTTKYTAYLIPFFFIYKAVPIILDKYEYWESVFGKIVGVYIVLLGLWITRTIFNALRDYLKQKPEYSDKPIDSFVQVIMIVLWIFGVAIIISKLFGIKQGELLTILGTLSAIIILIFRDTILGFVSSVQVAINDMVRIGDWITMDKFGADGDVIEINLTTVKVRNFDNTITTIPTYALSSDSFQNWRGMQKSDGRRIKRHVLIKSSSIRFLNDEDLNQMKKVQLISSYIETRQAEIDKYNEVRGVDKTLALNGRNMTNLGLFRKYIMQYLVTHPGLNKDMHMMCRQLQSTANGVPLEIYAFSSDKRWANYEYIMSDIFDHVMASVEYFDLEIFELPSKIEVFDR; via the coding sequence ATGCCTAGACTTCTGGATAAAATATTCAACTTTTTATACCCTATTTTCAGAGATTGGGGCATGAGCCGTAATATTGCGTCTTATGTGAGTCTGGTCTTTAATATTGCCATCATGGTAATACTGGCTTATGCCATTTATTATTTTGCAAAATTTGTTTTGGTTACGCTCACCGCCATTTTTGCGCAGCGCACCAAAACAAAATTTGACGATTACCTGATTCACAATAAAACCACAAAGTATACCGCTTATTTAATTCCATTTTTCTTTATTTACAAGGCTGTTCCAATTATTCTGGACAAATATGAATACTGGGAGTCTGTTTTTGGAAAAATAGTGGGCGTCTACATCGTTTTGCTGGGATTATGGATTACCCGCACCATTTTTAATGCTTTACGTGATTATTTAAAGCAAAAACCGGAATACAGCGACAAACCAATCGACAGCTTTGTTCAGGTTATTATGATTGTGCTTTGGATTTTTGGAGTTGCCATTATTATTTCGAAGTTATTTGGAATTAAACAAGGCGAATTGCTAACTATCTTAGGGACACTTTCTGCAATTATTATCTTAATTTTCAGAGATACTATCCTTGGGTTTGTTTCCAGTGTTCAGGTGGCGATCAACGATATGGTTCGTATTGGTGACTGGATTACGATGGATAAATTCGGAGCTGATGGTGATGTAATCGAGATTAACCTTACAACGGTTAAGGTTCGAAATTTTGATAACACAATTACTACAATTCCAACCTATGCTTTGAGTTCCGATTCTTTTCAGAATTGGCGCGGTATGCAGAAATCTGACGGCCGACGCATTAAAAGGCACGTTTTAATTAAAAGCAGCAGTATTCGCTTTCTGAATGACGAAGATTTGAATCAGATGAAAAAAGTGCAATTGATTTCTTCTTATATCGAAACCAGACAAGCCGAAATCGACAAATACAATGAGGTGCGCGGAGTAGATAAAACTTTAGCGCTTAATGGCCGAAACATGACTAATTTAGGGTTGTTTCGCAAATACATCATGCAATATTTAGTTACACATCCCGGTTTAAACAAAGACATGCACATGATGTGCCGTCAGTTACAATCGACTGCGAATGGAGTACCTTTAGAAATTTATGCTTTTTCGAGCGATAAACGCTGGGCCAATTACGAGTATATTATGTCGGATATTTTTGATCACGTAATGGCTTCTGTAGAATATTTCGATCTTGAGATATTTGAACTGCCGTCGAAGATTGAGGTATTCGACAGGTAA
- a CDS encoding translation initiation factor has translation MDLQDQLKNLFPDHVESNEPEEIQEQDHVLYIQKEPMICKFEKRKGKATTIIEGYEGSDEDFKVLAKEIKTKLSVGGTFKDASIIIQGDYRDKIMEILKANGFKTKRVGG, from the coding sequence ATGGACTTACAAGATCAATTAAAAAATTTATTTCCGGATCATGTCGAATCTAATGAACCTGAAGAGATTCAGGAACAAGATCATGTTCTTTACATCCAAAAGGAACCCATGATTTGCAAATTCGAAAAACGAAAAGGAAAAGCCACCACCATAATCGAAGGCTACGAGGGATCAGACGAAGATTTTAAAGTATTAGCCAAAGAAATCAAAACCAAACTTAGCGTTGGCGGAACTTTTAAAGATGCCTCTATAATCATTCAGGGAGATTATCGGGATAAAATTATGGAAATCCTTAAAGCTAACGGATTTAAAACTAAAAGAGTTGGAGGGTAA
- a CDS encoding DUF3817 domain-containing protein: MLKIFKVTAILEGISYLVLFTNMLFIKTNNPELYHTLLRPLGMTHGVLFIGYVLLAILLKKPQNWDFKTFAIIQIASLIPFGTFYIEKKYLENNA, encoded by the coding sequence ATGCTCAAGATTTTCAAAGTTACTGCAATTTTAGAGGGAATCTCTTATTTAGTATTGTTTACCAATATGCTTTTCATCAAAACCAATAATCCTGAACTTTATCATACCTTATTACGTCCGTTAGGAATGACACATGGCGTTTTATTTATAGGATATGTATTATTGGCTATTTTACTTAAAAAACCTCAAAACTGGGATTTTAAAACTTTTGCAATTATACAGATCGCGTCACTTATTCCGTTTGGAACTTTTTATATAGAGAAAAAATACCTGGAGAATAATGCCTAG
- a CDS encoding nucleoside phosphorylase → MIQNSELILNPDGSVYHLNLRPEHIAHDIIFVGDQNRVEKITQFFDSIEYSTQKREFKTQTGIYKGKRISVMSTGIGPDNIDIVINELDALVNIDFETRQPKENLTSLNIIRIGTSGSLQTDIPVDSFVMSKYGLGLDNMLRSYLIDEVSNADIEEAFIKHTNWDARKGKPYAIACSEKLEKIIESDKMFKGITATAGGFYGPQGRVLRLDIQDQELNNKMDNFSFNEQRITNLEMETAAIYGLSALLGHNALSLNAIIANRASGTFSEDPYKAVDALIAYTLDKLAGK, encoded by the coding sequence ATGATACAAAATTCAGAATTAATACTTAATCCGGACGGGAGTGTTTACCATTTAAACCTTCGTCCTGAACATATTGCACACGATATTATTTTCGTAGGAGATCAAAACAGAGTAGAAAAAATCACTCAGTTTTTTGATTCTATTGAATATTCCACACAAAAAAGAGAATTTAAGACCCAAACCGGAATTTATAAAGGAAAAAGAATATCGGTAATGTCAACGGGAATTGGTCCTGACAATATTGATATCGTGATAAACGAACTTGATGCTTTGGTAAACATCGATTTTGAAACACGTCAGCCAAAAGAAAACCTGACTTCATTGAATATCATCCGAATTGGAACTTCAGGATCTTTACAAACCGATATTCCGGTAGACAGTTTTGTGATGTCTAAATACGGATTGGGACTTGACAACATGCTTCGTTCTTACTTAATTGATGAAGTTTCGAATGCTGATATCGAAGAAGCTTTTATCAAGCATACGAACTGGGATGCCAGAAAAGGAAAGCCTTATGCAATTGCCTGTTCTGAAAAATTGGAGAAAATTATCGAATCAGATAAGATGTTCAAAGGAATTACCGCTACAGCCGGAGGTTTTTACGGACCACAAGGACGTGTTTTACGTTTGGATATTCAGGATCAGGAATTGAACAATAAAATGGATAATTTTAGTTTTAATGAACAAAGAATTACTAATTTAGAGATGGAAACTGCAGCGATATACGGACTTTCTGCTCTTTTAGGACATAATGCACTTTCTTTAAACGCGATTATCGCCAATCGTGCTTCGGGAACTTTCAGCGAGGATCCATATAAAGCGGTTGATGCACTTATTGCGTATACCCTTGATAAACTGGCAGGAAAATAA
- a CDS encoding DUF885 domain-containing protein, whose product MKKLFVSIFAITVLFSCNKNGKSEGDKALDTKFDAYKDRFVTDLWKINPGWASAVGYHKLDSVLVVPDAAEEKRQLDFVNSELDSLKQFKLEDLSDNNKTDFQMIKNQLEATVFSIKEVKSSQWNPSEYNVCGAFAEILNGKYDSLEVRLRAFNAKMNNVPAFYEAAKKNIKNPTVEHTELAIAQNLGGATVFDVDLAAALEKSKLTAAEKKEMLDKAKVAKKAVTDYADWLKKLDNKAPRSFRLGSELFAKKFNFDIQSSYTAEEIFKVAVDHKKDLHEKMFVLADKLWKKYKGNEPKPADKLDLIKQVIDKISLQHTTPEKFQSEIEKQIPELTAYVKAKDLLYIDPSKPLVVRKEPAYMAGVAGASISAPGPYDKNANTYYNVGSMSGWTAENAESYLREYNDYILQILNIHEAVPGHYTQLVYSNQSPSIIKSILGNGAMVEGWAVYAEKMMLESGYKNSDEMWLMYYKWNLRATCNTILDISVHTKNMSKEAALDLLTKEAFQQQAEADGKWKRVTLSQVQLCSYFTGYTEIYNLREELKKKEGDKFNLKKFHEKFLSFGSAPVKYIKELMLSEE is encoded by the coding sequence ATGAAAAAACTGTTTGTTTCAATTTTTGCAATCACGGTACTTTTTTCCTGTAACAAGAATGGGAAGTCTGAGGGCGACAAAGCATTAGACACAAAATTCGACGCTTATAAGGATCGTTTTGTTACTGATTTATGGAAGATTAACCCGGGCTGGGCTTCAGCTGTTGGTTATCATAAACTGGACAGTGTTCTGGTTGTTCCGGATGCTGCTGAGGAAAAAAGACAACTTGATTTTGTTAATTCTGAATTGGATTCTTTAAAACAATTCAAACTTGAAGATTTGTCGGATAACAATAAGACTGATTTTCAAATGATAAAAAATCAATTGGAAGCTACTGTTTTTAGTATTAAAGAAGTAAAATCTTCTCAGTGGAATCCTTCTGAATATAATGTTTGTGGGGCTTTCGCCGAAATCTTAAATGGTAAATACGACTCATTGGAAGTTCGTTTACGTGCTTTCAACGCTAAAATGAATAATGTTCCCGCATTTTATGAAGCGGCTAAAAAGAATATTAAAAATCCAACAGTTGAACATACAGAACTTGCTATAGCTCAAAATTTGGGAGGTGCTACCGTTTTTGACGTTGATTTGGCTGCAGCTCTGGAAAAAAGTAAATTAACAGCTGCCGAGAAAAAAGAAATGCTTGATAAGGCAAAAGTTGCTAAAAAAGCAGTTACAGATTATGCTGATTGGTTAAAGAAGCTAGACAACAAAGCACCACGTTCTTTCAGACTTGGATCGGAGTTGTTTGCTAAAAAGTTCAATTTTGATATTCAATCAAGTTATACAGCAGAGGAAATCTTTAAAGTGGCTGTAGATCACAAGAAAGATTTACACGAAAAAATGTTTGTTTTGGCTGATAAACTTTGGAAAAAGTACAAAGGAAACGAACCAAAACCTGCTGACAAACTGGATTTAATCAAACAAGTAATTGATAAAATCTCTTTGCAGCACACGACACCGGAAAAATTCCAGTCTGAAATTGAAAAACAAATTCCGGAATTAACGGCTTATGTTAAAGCAAAAGATTTATTGTATATCGATCCTTCAAAACCACTTGTAGTTCGTAAAGAACCGGCGTATATGGCAGGAGTGGCAGGAGCTTCTATTTCAGCTCCGGGACCTTATGATAAAAATGCCAATACCTATTACAATGTAGGAAGCATGTCAGGCTGGACGGCCGAAAATGCAGAAAGTTACTTACGTGAATACAACGATTATATCCTTCAGATTTTAAACATTCACGAAGCAGTTCCGGGTCATTATACTCAATTGGTTTACAGTAATCAATCACCAAGTATCATTAAATCTATTTTAGGAAATGGCGCTATGGTAGAAGGCTGGGCTGTTTATGCAGAGAAAATGATGTTGGAAAGCGGATATAAAAACTCCGATGAGATGTGGTTAATGTACTACAAATGGAATTTAAGAGCGACTTGCAACACCATTTTGGATATTAGTGTACATACTAAAAACATGTCTAAAGAAGCAGCTTTGGATTTATTAACGAAAGAAGCTTTTCAACAGCAGGCCGAGGCTGACGGAAAATGGAAGCGTGTTACTTTATCACAAGTACAATTGTGCTCTTATTTTACAGGATACACAGAGATCTACAATTTAAGAGAAGAATTGAAAAAGAAAGAAGGAGATAAATTCAACTTGAAGAAGTTTCATGAGAAATTCTTGAGTTTTGGAAGTGCTCCGGTAAAATACATTAAAGAATTAATGTTGTCTGAGGAATAA
- a CDS encoding thiamine pyrophosphate-dependent enzyme — protein sequence MIFYRQDLTDTQLLDLYKKILKPRLIEEKMLILIRQGKVSKWFSGIGQEAIAVGVTSILDDSEYVLPMHRNLGVFTSRNIPLHRLFSQWQGKANGFTKGRDRSFHFGTQEYNIIGMISHLGPQLGIADGIALAHKLKNENKITAVFTGEGATSEGDFHEALNIAAVWKLPVMFVIENNGYGLSTPTNEQYFCENLADKGIGYGIESHIIDGNNILEIYNKLAQLKEEMQKDPHPVLLEFKTFRMRGHEEASGTKYVPQELMDEWAAKDPVANYKKYLTETGVLTTEFDEQLHSTLKQEIDENWAVANAEPEIVPNYSDELNDVYKPVIYEEVKANSEVTNIRFIDAISSSLKQSMERHENLVIMGQDIAEYGGAFKITDGFVKLFGKERVRNTPICESAVVSAGMGLSINGCKAIVEMQFADFVSTGFNPIVNLLAKSHYRWGEKADVVVRMPCGGGTQAGPFHSQTNEAWFTKTPGLKVVYPAFPYDAKGLLNTSINDPNPVLFFEHKQLYRSVYQDVPVDYYTIPLGKAALLKEGNSVTIIAFGATVHWALETLNKNPEIKADLIDLRTLQPLDTETIFNSVKKTGKVIIYQEDTLFGGIASDISALIMEECFEYLDGPVKRVASLDSPIPFTKALEDQFLAKNRFEDVLLELLKY from the coding sequence ATGATCTTTTACAGACAGGACCTAACTGACACTCAATTATTAGACTTATATAAAAAAATTCTCAAACCCCGATTAATCGAAGAAAAGATGCTCATCTTAATTCGTCAGGGAAAAGTTTCCAAATGGTTCTCCGGAATAGGGCAAGAGGCCATCGCAGTAGGGGTAACCTCTATTTTAGATGACTCGGAATATGTGTTGCCAATGCATCGAAATCTGGGCGTTTTTACCAGTAGAAATATTCCATTGCATCGTTTATTCTCACAATGGCAAGGAAAAGCCAATGGTTTTACAAAAGGAAGGGACCGCAGTTTTCACTTTGGTACTCAGGAATACAATATTATAGGTATGATTTCGCATTTGGGTCCGCAGCTAGGAATAGCAGACGGTATCGCACTGGCGCATAAACTTAAAAATGAGAATAAAATAACAGCTGTTTTTACAGGTGAAGGCGCTACCAGTGAAGGTGATTTTCACGAAGCGCTAAACATAGCTGCCGTGTGGAAACTGCCTGTGATGTTTGTAATTGAAAACAACGGTTACGGATTATCTACCCCAACAAACGAGCAATATTTTTGCGAAAATCTGGCCGATAAAGGTATAGGTTATGGTATTGAAAGTCATATTATTGATGGAAATAATATATTGGAAATCTACAATAAACTAGCACAGCTGAAAGAAGAAATGCAGAAAGATCCGCATCCGGTTTTACTGGAGTTTAAGACTTTCAGAATGCGTGGTCATGAAGAGGCGAGTGGTACGAAATATGTTCCGCAGGAGTTAATGGACGAATGGGCAGCCAAAGATCCGGTAGCGAATTACAAAAAATATTTGACAGAAACCGGTGTTCTGACGACTGAATTTGACGAGCAATTGCACAGCACTCTTAAACAGGAAATTGATGAAAATTGGGCTGTGGCAAATGCAGAGCCGGAAATTGTTCCAAATTATAGCGATGAATTAAATGATGTGTATAAACCGGTTATTTATGAAGAGGTTAAAGCTAATTCAGAAGTAACAAATATTAGATTTATTGATGCCATTAGCAGCAGCTTAAAGCAGTCAATGGAGCGGCATGAGAATCTGGTGATAATGGGACAGGATATTGCCGAGTACGGTGGAGCTTTTAAAATTACAGATGGATTTGTGAAGTTGTTTGGGAAAGAGCGTGTACGTAATACTCCAATTTGTGAGAGTGCAGTTGTTTCAGCCGGAATGGGACTGTCGATTAATGGTTGCAAAGCTATTGTTGAAATGCAGTTTGCCGATTTTGTTTCTACCGGTTTTAACCCGATTGTAAATTTGCTGGCCAAATCACATTACCGTTGGGGTGAAAAAGCTGATGTGGTGGTACGAATGCCATGTGGCGGTGGAACTCAGGCAGGACCTTTTCATTCGCAGACCAATGAAGCATGGTTTACCAAAACTCCGGGACTGAAAGTCGTTTATCCGGCCTTTCCTTATGATGCAAAAGGATTATTGAATACTTCTATAAATGATCCGAATCCGGTATTGTTTTTCGAACATAAACAATTGTATCGCAGCGTTTATCAGGATGTCCCTGTTGATTATTATACTATTCCATTAGGAAAAGCAGCTTTACTGAAAGAGGGGAACTCTGTTACTATTATTGCTTTTGGAGCTACAGTTCATTGGGCATTAGAAACGCTGAATAAAAATCCTGAAATAAAAGCAGATTTAATCGATTTAAGAACGTTACAGCCTTTGGATACCGAAACTATTTTTAATTCGGTTAAAAAGACAGGAAAAGTAATCATTTATCAGGAAGATACTTTGTTTGGAGGTATTGCGAGTGATATTTCGGCCCTGATTATGGAAGAATGCTTTGAATATTTAGACGGTCCTGTAAAAAGAGTTGCCAGCTTAGATTCGCCTATTCCGTTTACCAAAGCATTGGAGGATCAGTTTTTAGCTAAAAATCGATTTGAAGATGTTTTATTAGAATTATTGAAATATTAA
- a CDS encoding DinB family protein, whose translation MENAILKFEKLLNENSTYFPSLKSEILEAKNQGKWSKKEVIGHLIDSGIHNLVRFTEINYLEKPYYHRPYNQMDLVNLNQYQTMDINDLTQLWLSINRQIVRIMKNVDEKALDYEIILSDASVIDLKFLMTDYVEHLEHHINQIRS comes from the coding sequence ATGGAAAATGCTATTTTAAAGTTTGAAAAATTACTGAATGAAAATTCGACCTATTTCCCTTCTCTGAAAAGTGAAATTTTGGAAGCTAAAAATCAGGGGAAATGGTCAAAAAAAGAAGTTATCGGGCATTTGATTGATTCAGGGATTCATAATCTGGTTCGTTTTACAGAAATTAATTATCTGGAAAAACCGTATTATCACAGACCCTACAATCAAATGGATCTGGTAAATTTAAATCAGTATCAAACCATGGACATTAATGATCTTACGCAACTTTGGCTTTCTATCAACCGTCAAATTGTAAGGATCATGAAGAATGTGGATGAAAAAGCTTTAGATTATGAGATCATATTAAGCGATGCATCTGTAATTGATTTAAAGTTTCTCATGACTGATTATGTAGAACATTTGGAACATCATATTAATCAAATAAGATCCTGA
- a CDS encoding isopenicillin N synthase family dioxygenase, which produces MQNIPSVDLRDFLSDDPKRKQKFVNEIGSAFENIGFVALKGHFLDDQLVDELYSEIRKFFALPIETKHNYEIPGIGGQRGYVSFGKEHAKGRKEGDLKEFWHFGQYVDASSKYAAEYPENVNVTELPRFNVVGKEAYQMLEKTGVYVLRALALHLGLDEFYFDQYAKDGNSILRPIHYPPITTEPENAIRAAAHGDINLITLLMGAQGKGLQVQNHDGEWIDAIAEDDELVINVGDMLSRHTNNRLKSTIHQVVNPPRELWGTSRYSIPFFMHPVSDMKLDCLENCIDAENPKKFEDITAGDYLYERLVDLGLIKK; this is translated from the coding sequence ATGCAAAACATTCCTAGTGTAGACTTACGTGATTTCCTTTCGGACGACCCGAAACGTAAACAAAAATTTGTAAATGAAATCGGCAGTGCATTTGAAAACATTGGCTTCGTAGCCCTAAAAGGTCACTTTTTAGATGATCAATTGGTAGACGAGCTTTATAGCGAAATTAGAAAATTTTTCGCTTTGCCAATAGAAACTAAGCATAATTATGAAATTCCCGGTATTGGCGGACAAAGAGGTTATGTATCTTTTGGAAAAGAACATGCTAAAGGACGCAAAGAGGGAGATTTAAAAGAATTCTGGCATTTTGGCCAGTACGTGGATGCATCTTCTAAGTATGCAGCAGAGTATCCGGAGAACGTAAATGTAACGGAATTACCTCGTTTTAATGTTGTAGGTAAAGAAGCGTATCAAATGCTTGAAAAAACAGGTGTTTACGTATTAAGAGCCCTGGCTTTACATTTAGGCCTGGATGAGTTTTACTTCGATCAGTATGCGAAAGACGGAAACTCTATTTTAAGACCAATTCACTACCCGCCTATTACTACTGAGCCTGAAAATGCAATTCGCGCAGCTGCTCATGGTGATATCAATTTGATTACCTTATTGATGGGTGCTCAGGGTAAAGGATTACAGGTTCAGAATCACGATGGCGAATGGATTGATGCTATTGCTGAAGACGATGAATTAGTTATCAATGTTGGAGACATGTTATCAAGACATACCAACAACAGGTTAAAATCAACTATTCACCAGGTAGTTAACCCGCCAAGAGAATTATGGGGAACCTCTCGTTATTCTATTCCGTTTTTTATGCATCCGGTAAGCGATATGAAGCTGGATTGTTTGGAAAACTGTATTGATGCCGAGAATCCTAAAAAATTCGAAGATATTACAGCTGGAGATTATTTATACGAACGCTTGGTAGATTTAGGTTTAATCAAGAAATAA